The following nucleotide sequence is from Bradyrhizobium roseum.
CGTGTCGCTCGGCGGCGTCGCGTTGGGTTTTGTGTTCTACATGCTGTGCGCGGCGTTCGGCATCACGGCGCTGTTGTTCGCGGTGCCTTATGCCTATGACGCGCTGCGGTTCGCCGGCGCCGCCTATCTGTTGTGGCTGGCATGGCAGGCGCTGAAGCCGAACGGGCGTTCGCCGTTTCAGGTGAGGAAGCTGCAGGTCGATGGCCCGCGCAAATTATTTGCGATGGGGTTCGTCACCAATCTGCTCAATCCCAAAATCGCGATGCTGTATCTGGCGCTGCTGCCGCAGTTCATCGATCCCGATGCCGGCAGCGTACTGACGCAATCGCTGGTGCTGGGTACGATCCAGACGGTGATCAGTGTCAGCGTCAACGCGATGATCGCGCTGACGGCCGGCTCGATCGCGCGCTTTCTCGGCACGCGGCCGACATGGCTATTGCTGCAGCGCTGGCTGATGGGGACCGTGCTGGCCGGGCTTGCGGTGAGAATGGCGTTCGAGGCGAAGCGGGGGTGAGGCCGAGGTCGTCATGCCCCGCGAAAGCGGGGCATCCAGTACGCCGCGGCCTTTCGGTTTGATTACGAATTCCCGGAGTACTGGATCACCCGCTTTCGCGGGTGATGACAGCAACTCTCTCAATCCAGCTTGGCTTCCATGCCGCGCTTGGTTGCGGGGCGGGCCATCAGGGCGTTGTACCAGCGCTCGACGTTCGGAAAATCCTTCAGCTCGACCTTGTGGCGCGGGTGGCGCCAGGCCCAGCCGAGGATGGCGAAGTCGGCGACCGACAACGCGCCGGCGACGAATTCATGGTCGGCCAGCCGCGTGTCCAGCACGCCGTAGAGCCGCCGCGTTTCGGCCATGTAGCGCTTCAGGCCAT
It contains:
- a CDS encoding LysE family translocator, with protein sequence MPHTSTLLGFALVSLGMVLTPGPNMIYLISRSLTQGPAAGIVSLGGVALGFVFYMLCAAFGITALLFAVPYAYDALRFAGAAYLLWLAWQALKPNGRSPFQVRKLQVDGPRKLFAMGFVTNLLNPKIAMLYLALLPQFIDPDAGSVLTQSLVLGTIQTVISVSVNAMIALTAGSIARFLGTRPTWLLLQRWLMGTVLAGLAVRMAFEAKRG